Genomic segment of Cytobacillus suaedae:
TAAGCCAATAGAAATGAAGAATAATCAATCATTTGATATTGATGTTACGAGGGAGGCTCATCTCATCCCTATTAAGTATGAAGATATTTTAAACTTATTAGATAAGGATTATGATAGCTTTGATTTAAAGGATAGCGGTAATTATGGATTAAATGATATGAATAAACTGGTCTTTATAGACTATGGTATGACAAAAAGTATGTATGAAAATGAGTGGGTACCTCTAGCAGAGTCAGGTGAACTTCCTCAAATCCACTTTGACTTTTGCGATGTATGCAGAAAAGAGAAAGAACTCCGTATGTATGGAAAAGACGATGAGGATAAACGGTGTTATTTATGTGGAAAGCAATAAGAAAGGTAGGGGGAAGGTTATATGCCTAATAATGACCACAACAACCCACATCCCGATAATAAATCAAAAGGAAAAAACGAAACATTTTGGGACGTATTTCTTACAGGCGGATGGTCATCATTTTCTAAAGAATGGAAAACCTCAAGAAGTGTTCTCCATACTACACTCATGTTTTTGATACCTATATTAGGAGCGGGAGTCCTTGTGTTATTGGGAATA
This window contains:
- a CDS encoding protein kinase translates to MLKEIIKNQSDFCIEENFIGIGSTRKVYKISDYVIKQNLHPLGYKQSLQELKIYNSMVDNGLNELFAEIYYVDECIAVQKYYKPIEMKNNQSFDIDVTREAHLIPIKYEDILNLLDKDYDSFDLKDSGNYGLNDMNKLVFIDYGMTKSMYENEWVPLAESGELPQIHFDFCDVCRKEKELRMYGKDDEDKRCYLCGKQ